The proteins below are encoded in one region of Segatella copri:
- a CDS encoding serine/threonine protein kinase, which produces MDEINNQNMLQVGTILHGTYKIESYLASGGFGNTYLAKNIEFDETYAIKEFFVKGVCQRDGNSTTISVSNAENTNSFEQQREKFKKEARRLRSISNPHIVKVYDLFEENGTAYYVMDYVDGENLSARLKRTNAPLAESEVRNYLNQILDGLEAIHNEGMFHLDIKPANIMVDSHNVVKLIDFGASKQQSTVGGATMSTGISYTNGYAPSEQMAQSYDKFGPWTDFYALGATMYKLLTNQDPPSVSDLSEDETEDKHLALPMPNVSEEMKTLVVWMMQEKRLKRPQNVAEFKTKKIEKVHFNTQPSSSRHFSTNEDTLYLNSKRVAKDNSLSKSIVPTKNSKVKGLLITLVIVVGIIGSLFVVFLIYQKQSATANQPNNRNVDTAISENVVAATSAAPKEDDKKDGTLQVEVQKSYQGTDIGEMIKEFLSESNNGEYGVDFGLFSSNSSLKQMEDNGGEYDNYGSFGAIYRGKFSIMGMTLSNSSTRECNMYLKGPHAGAMMMIINVGSFNDNYEDKIRNSIIKSVSGKKLKTYNQYPVRDDFYHLGNGYMLIHLDIGASGEYMTIYVSGEKSSLQQIMNLDEDF; this is translated from the coding sequence ATGGACGAAATTAATAATCAAAATATGCTCCAGGTAGGAACCATCCTACACGGAACTTACAAGATAGAAAGCTATTTGGCTTCAGGTGGTTTCGGCAACACCTATTTAGCAAAGAACATTGAGTTTGATGAGACTTATGCCATCAAAGAGTTCTTTGTAAAAGGAGTGTGCCAGCGTGATGGTAATAGTACAACCATTAGCGTAAGCAATGCCGAGAATACCAATAGTTTTGAGCAACAGCGAGAGAAATTTAAGAAAGAAGCTCGCCGTCTTCGTAGTATCAGTAATCCTCATATTGTCAAGGTCTATGACCTTTTTGAGGAGAATGGTACTGCGTATTATGTGATGGATTATGTGGATGGAGAAAATCTATCTGCACGTTTGAAGCGTACCAATGCACCTTTGGCAGAGTCTGAGGTTCGCAATTACTTGAATCAGATATTGGATGGTCTTGAGGCAATCCATAACGAAGGTATGTTCCATCTTGACATCAAGCCAGCCAATATTATGGTGGATAGTCATAATGTAGTCAAGTTGATAGACTTTGGTGCAAGTAAGCAGCAGAGTACGGTAGGTGGTGCTACGATGAGCACTGGTATCAGTTATACGAATGGTTATGCCCCTAGTGAGCAGATGGCGCAGAGCTATGATAAGTTCGGTCCATGGACAGACTTTTATGCCCTTGGTGCCACTATGTATAAGTTACTTACCAATCAAGACCCACCATCAGTTTCTGATCTTTCTGAAGACGAGACAGAGGACAAGCATCTCGCCCTCCCGATGCCTAATGTCTCTGAGGAAATGAAGACGTTGGTAGTTTGGATGATGCAAGAGAAAAGGTTGAAGAGGCCTCAAAACGTTGCAGAATTTAAAACAAAAAAAATCGAGAAAGTGCACTTTAATACTCAACCTTCTTCATCTCGACATTTTTCTACGAATGAGGACACCCTTTATCTGAACTCAAAGCGAGTTGCAAAAGATAATAGTTTGTCTAAGTCAATAGTTCCTACAAAGAATAGTAAAGTAAAAGGGTTACTAATCACTTTGGTTATAGTTGTGGGGATAATTGGAAGTTTATTTGTTGTTTTTTTGATATATCAGAAACAATCAGCAACGGCAAATCAGCCTAATAATCGTAATGTTGATACAGCAATATCAGAGAATGTTGTTGCTGCAACTTCGGCAGCCCCAAAAGAAGACGATAAGAAGGATGGAACCTTGCAAGTAGAAGTCCAAAAGTCATATCAGGGTACAGATATAGGGGAGATGATAAAAGAATTTCTTTCGGAGAGTAACAATGGAGAATATGGTGTGGATTTTGGATTGTTTAGTTCCAATTCTTCCTTGAAACAAATGGAAGATAATGGCGGTGAGTATGATAATTACGGCTCCTTTGGAGCTATTTATAGAGGAAAGTTCTCTATTATGGGGATGACTCTCAGTAATAGTTCAACAAGAGAATGTAATATGTATTTGAAGGGCCCTCATGCTGGAGCAATGATGATGATCATTAATGTCGGTTCTTTTAATGATAATTACGAGGATAAAATCAGAAACTCTATAATAAAATCTGTGTCTGGTAAAAAGTTGAAAACATATAATCAATACCCGGTAAGGGATGATTTCTATCATTTAGGAAATGGTTATATGCTTATTCATTTAGATATTGGAGCTTCTGGAGAATATATGACAATATATGTGTCTGGTGAAAAAAGTTCTCTTCAGCAAATAATGAATCTCGATGAAGATTTTTAG
- a CDS encoding PP2C family protein-serine/threonine phosphatase: MRIKIYQPLAIHELGKRANQEDSIYPIEGKATENDRLFLLCDGMGGHEHGEVASQSICKSLSSFLLQHAVASEGLEDKLLSDALAYAYEELDKLAIAGDSRQMGTTLTLLYFHSNGCTAAHIGDSRIYHLRPSSHTILYKSRDHSLVYDLYQAGELTYEEMKTFPQKNVITRAMIAGDRNHPKPDVIHISDIQPGDYFYICSDGMLEQMEDEELLDVFVANVRDEEKRQMLISETSDNKDNHSAYIVHIKEVSHDEADVSLVNEELTAKCNALNIKPDVEEVTASSDVEVVKPAGTPPPVPDSVVVDLVNKQKRKKSLFMGFVALVVLAAVGMAGYGYYSKHKAEAALLDSLLEDSIVTVKELNSQQNLETDTTIQDSTKEDTTKNGRN; encoded by the coding sequence ATGAGAATCAAGATATATCAGCCTTTAGCTATCCATGAGTTGGGTAAAAGGGCGAACCAGGAAGATAGCATCTATCCAATAGAGGGCAAAGCTACGGAGAATGACCGTTTGTTTTTGCTTTGTGATGGTATGGGTGGACATGAGCATGGAGAGGTGGCAAGCCAAAGTATTTGCAAAAGTCTTTCTTCGTTTTTGTTGCAGCATGCAGTTGCTTCCGAAGGCTTGGAAGATAAGTTGCTGTCTGATGCTTTGGCGTATGCCTACGAAGAACTGGATAAACTGGCTATTGCGGGAGATTCCCGTCAGATGGGAACAACTTTAACTTTGCTGTATTTTCACAGTAATGGATGTACGGCAGCTCACATTGGAGATAGTAGAATATACCATCTCCGTCCATCTTCGCATACCATATTATATAAGAGTCGTGACCATTCCCTGGTGTATGATCTTTATCAGGCAGGTGAGTTGACCTATGAGGAGATGAAGACATTTCCACAGAAAAATGTCATCACCCGTGCGATGATAGCTGGAGATAGAAATCATCCGAAACCTGATGTTATCCATATTTCTGATATTCAGCCAGGTGATTACTTCTACATTTGTTCTGACGGCATGTTGGAACAGATGGAGGATGAGGAGCTGTTGGATGTCTTTGTTGCGAATGTTCGTGATGAAGAGAAGCGCCAGATGCTGATTTCAGAAACCTCAGATAATAAAGATAATCATTCTGCTTATATAGTACACATCAAAGAGGTGAGTCATGACGAGGCTGATGTGAGTCTTGTAAATGAAGAGCTTACGGCGAAATGCAATGCTTTGAATATCAAGCCAGATGTGGAAGAGGTGACTGCTTCTTCTGATGTTGAAGTCGTAAAGCCTGCTGGTACACCGCCGCCTGTTCCTGATAGTGTAGTCGTTGATTTGGTGAATAAGCAGAAAAGAAAGAAATCTCTCTTCATGGGCTTTGTTGCCTTAGTGGTATTGGCTGCTGTTGGCATGGCTGGTTATGGCTACTATAGCAAGCATAAAGCAGAGGCAGCTTTGCTGGATTCTCTTCTAGAGGATTCTATAGTGACCGTGAAAGAGCTTAATAGCCAGCAAAATTTAGAGACAGATACAACAATACAAGATTCTACAAAAGAAGATACAACAAAGAATGGACGAAATTAA
- a CDS encoding FHA domain-containing protein produces the protein MEIKRIKCPSCGVLLDVRNSQNEAVKVITCPQCKAQLRVMFSQQHAATPQSFGETEYVGNSNGETQYVNRDNGETLYVGHSSSPSQSDETILAGKKEEVTPGYLLYGGKKYPLGFGNNVIGRKATTSQATVQIVTDDRYMSRQHLAIQVIKASTDKVRVVVSNYHNKNASYVNGQLLNEGDQLVLTEGSIIKMGNTTVVYHQK, from the coding sequence ATGGAAATTAAAAGAATCAAATGTCCGAGTTGCGGTGTATTGCTTGACGTGAGAAATTCTCAAAACGAAGCGGTTAAGGTGATTACTTGTCCTCAATGTAAAGCTCAGCTGAGAGTGATGTTCTCACAGCAACATGCTGCAACTCCGCAATCTTTTGGGGAAACAGAATATGTTGGTAACAGCAATGGTGAGACTCAGTATGTGAATCGAGATAATGGAGAAACTCTTTACGTGGGGCATTCCTCTTCTCCTTCTCAATCTGATGAAACAATCCTTGCAGGCAAGAAAGAAGAGGTTACTCCTGGTTATTTGCTCTATGGTGGTAAGAAGTATCCGTTAGGGTTCGGCAATAATGTGATAGGTCGCAAGGCTACTACTTCGCAGGCAACTGTACAGATAGTTACTGATGATAGATATATGAGCCGTCAGCATCTTGCCATCCAGGTAATTAAGGCTTCTACGGACAAGGTTAGGGTGGTGGTGTCTAACTACCATAATAAAAATGCCAGTTATGTGAATGGACAATTATTGAACGAGGGTGACCAGCTCGTCTTGACAGAAGGAAGTATCATCAAGATGGGTAACACAACTGTTGTTTATCATCAAAAATAA